The genomic window TCAGAGGGCATCTTCACTTTCCGCTCCTTGGGCCGCCACAATCTCCAATGTGCCGTCGCGTTCGATAATCTTGCCGATTTTCACGTGGACGTCGTGATCAAGAGCAACCAGCCACCCCTCGGCCGCAAGGCGGGGGAGGAGTTCCCTTTTTGCCTCCAAGGTGCGCAAAGGGAAGGTGTCGACGCCAGCGATGTAGGCCAAGCGCACGTGCGCAGTAGTAGGGAGGAGGTCGCCCAGATAGACAAGCCGCTCGCCTTGCGAGACGATCTCCACCATCTGGTGGCCGCGGCAATGGCCGCCAGTGAGCCGCACCTCGATGCCTGGCAATATCTGACAGTCGCCCTCAACCAGGCGCAAAAGTCTGCGTTCCTCGAGCACCTTGAGGTGATCCGTAAAGTAAGCCGCCGCGGTGCGCTCGTTAGGCCTCATCGCGTCTTCCCATTCCCACACCTGCACCACGTGCATCGCCTTGGGAAAGGTGGGCTCGGGGGTTTCCAA from Calditrichota bacterium includes these protein-coding regions:
- a CDS encoding MBL fold metallo-hydrolase, with the protein product MRLGEFDIHTVVDNTFKIDGGALFGVVPKTIWRKLVAADDDNLVPLDMNTLLVRTPQTTVLIDVGMGDLLTAKQRRIFGLDAPSGLLAGLQALGVAPENVDLVILSHLHADHAGGVVTGFLETPEPTFPKAMHVVQVWEWEDAMRPNERTAAAYFTDHLKVLEERRLLRLVEGDCQILPGIEVRLTGGHCRGHQMVEIVSQGERLVYLGDLLPTTAHVRLAYIAGVDTFPLRTLEAKRELLPRLAAEGWLVALDHDVHVKIGKIIERDGTLEIVAAQGAESEDAL